In the genome of Planctomyces sp. SH-PL62, the window AGCAACCGTCGAACGTTCCTTGAGAATTCGGCCGGCGTCCTGGCCCTGGCCTTCCTGCCGAACGCCCTGAGTGGGCGGGCTCGCGGCCAGGAAGCCCCGGCGACGGCCGAAGCCTTGTCGGCGAAGGGAGTCCAGTTCCTCCGCTCGAGGCAGGACGCGAACGGCCTCTGGTCGGCGGATCGCAAGGAGCCGGGGATCACGGCGCTGGCGGTCACGGCCCTTTTGAAGTCGGGGCAGGCGGGTCCCGCCGACCCGGCGGTGGTCAAGGGGCTGGCCTACCTGGAGTCGTTCGTCAAGCCGGAGGGGGGCCTTCCCGAAGCCTCGCACGCGAACTACGCCACGGCCGTCGCGCTGATGGCGTTCCATCAGGCCAACACCGACGGCCGCTACGATGCGATCGTCAAGGGCTCGCAGGAGTTCCTCAAGGGCCGTCAGTGGGACGAGAGCGAGGGCAAGTCGCCGGCCGACCCGTTCTACGGCGGCTCGGGATACGGCGGCCGAAACAACCGCCCCGACCTCTCGAACACCACGTTCATGCTCGAAGCGCTGCACGATTCGGGCGTGCCGTCCAGCGATCCGGCCTTCCAGAAAGCCTTGATCTTCCTTTCTCGGTGCCAGAATCTCGACAGCGAGTTCAACGACCAGCCCTGGGCCAAGAAGGTCAACGACGGCGGCTTCATTTACACGCCTGCCAACGGCGGGACCAGCATGGCGGGCCCCAGCGAGGACGGCGGCCTCCGGTCGTACGCCTCCATGACCTACGCCGGCCTCAAGAGCCTGATCTACGCCGGCCTGACCGTCGACGACCCCCGCGCCAAGGCCGCGATCGACTACATCAAGAAGAACTACACCGTCGACGAGAACCCCGGCCTGGGCCAGCGCGGGCTGTACTACTATTACCAGGTCTTCGGCAAGGCCCTGTCGCTTTTGGGGGCCGACCAGTTCGAGGACGCGGCGGGCGTCTCCCACGACTGGCGGTCCGACCTCGTCGCCGCGCTGGCGAAGCGGCAAGGACCCAACGGCGAATGGGTGAACCCGACCGACGCCTTTTTGGAAGGCGACGCCAACCTCGTCACCGCCTACGGCCTGATGGCCCTGGCGACGACGCGCAAGAAGGGGTCCTGAGTCGCGGAATCCTCCCGCCGCTCCGCCAAGGTCGGCGATCGGGTCGCGACCAGCGGCGGAGCAGGGGGGACGTCGGGAAGGCGGCCCCGTCGGCGACGTTCAGCCTCGCCGATCGCCTCCTTGCGCCGGTTGGTCTTGCATCCCGCTGGGAACTTGCGGAGAATGGGCGTTCGCCTGACATCCGCCCTCGGCGGGGGTCCGGGTGAGCCGGGGGGGACCCGGGCAATGGGGGTTTGCGAACCTGGTCAGGGCGGGAACGCAGCAGCCATAAGCATCACCCTCATGTGCGCGGGAGAACCTCCCCGGCTCTCCCAGGCCCCCGCAAGACGGGCGGACCCGAAGGATGGAACCGAATCGCGGTCGGAACGCTCAAGGGTAGGGCTCGCCGCCCTGCCTGACGACACGCGAAACCGGAACGAGGGAGCGCCGGCTCGTGTCGCAAGGCCCCGCCTCGAAAACGCGAGTTGATATTCCGGCTGCACCTGACGCCCGCTCCGAGAACTATACGGTCGTCGCCCGCCGTTACCGTCCCCAGCGCTTCGAGGACGTCGTCGGTCAGGACCACGTCGTCCAGGCCCTTCGCAACGCGATCCGGCTGAATCGGCTGGCGCAAGCCTATCTCTTCTGCGGCACTCGGGGCGTCGGCAAGACGTCGATGGCCCGGATCTTCGCCAAGTGCCTGAACTGCGTGAACGGGCCGACCGAGGAGCCGTGCCAGGTCTGCGACATCTGCCAAGCGATCTCCGTCGGCCAGGACGTCGACGTCATCGAGATCGACGGCGCCAGCAACAACGGCGTCGAGCAGGTCCGCGAGCTTCGGCAGAACGTCTCGCTCCGCCCCAGCCGCTCGCGGTTCAAGATCTACTACATCGACGAGGTCCACATGCTCTCCACCGGCGCGTTCAACGCGCTGTTGAAGACGCTGGAGGAGCCGCCGCCGCACGTCAAATTCTTCTTCGCCACGACCGAGGCGAACAAGATCCCGATCACGGTCCTCTCGCGATGCCAGCGCTACGACTTCGCGGGGATCTCGCCCGAGGCGATCGTCGGCACCCTCAAGGAGATCTGCGATCGCGAGCAGGTCGAGGCCGACCTCGACGCCCTCCAGATCGTCGCCCGCCGCGCCGGGGGCTCGATGCGCGACGCCCAGTCGCTGCTCGAACGCATGCTCTCGTCGGGGAGCCCTAGACTCACCCCGGACGTCGTCCACGCCCTGCTCGGCACCGCCAGCGACGAACGCCTCCTGGCGATGATCGAGGCTCTGTCCGGCCACGACCCGGCCACCGCCCTGACCCTGCTGGACCAGGCGACCTCGGAAGGGGTGCAGGCGTCCGAACTGCTCGCCGGGGTGATCGACTTCCTCCGCGACGCCATGGTCCTCTCGATCGGTGCCGAGGCCCTCACGCTGACCGTCGCGCCTCGACAAAAGCCGAGGCTCCAGGCCGCCGTCGATGTCTGGTCGACCGACGCAATCCTCGCCGCGCTGCAGATCCTCGCCGAAGCCCGAGCGCGAATGCGAGGCGTTTCTCACGGCAGGCTGCTCGCGGAACTGGCGTTCGTGCGAATCGCTCGGCTGGAAAATCTCGACGAGCTGGGCGAGGTCGTTCAGCGACTCAAGGCGCTGGAATCAGGCTCCTCGCCATCGCCCAGGCCTTCGGCAGCCAGCGCAAAAACAAGGCTCTCGCAGGCGGACTCGGCCGCCAGCCTGGGGACCGGCATCGGCAAGCCGTCGAATTTCGTGGCCCCGGTCGAACCTCTGCGCGCCGCCCCCCCTCTGGACTCGCCCGCCGCTCCTCACCGCCCCTCCGGGCCTCGATCGCAACCTCGCCGCCCCGAAGACGATTCTCCAGGGGGGTTGGAACGAAAGCCGGCGGCCGAGCCCGGCCGACGTGCCGAGGAACCCCCGCCGCTGGATCTGGAAGTCATCGAAAAGATCTGGCCGGACCTCTTGAAAAAGGTAGGGCCGAGCCTGTCCTGGCGCCTGAGCCAGGCCCAGCCAATCGGCGTCGACGAGCCGGGTGTGCTGGTCATCGCGGCCAAGCCGGGGTACAATTCAGTCGCCGACCCCTGCGGGACCGATGAGGCCCGAAGCCGGATCGCGGAATGCCTCCAGTGGCTCCTCCAGAGGCCCCTGAAGGTCCGCTACGAATCGTCGCAAGTCGGGGAAGCCCCGGCCGATGCACCCGAGAGCGGCCCCCGACGGCTTGAGCAGCTCATGAGCGACCCCCTGATCCAGAAGGTCGTGGAACTCTTCGAGGCCCGGGTGAGCCACTTCGAGCCCGAGACCCGGCGTGACGGCGACGAGGCCGCGACGCCCGATCACTGAGGCTCACAGGAAATCAGGGCGCACCTCCCTCGTTCCCGCAGGATCGGCCGTTCGATCTCGGACTTTTCGAAGGGCGTCGGCCGGAAGGGAGCGATGCAACGTGTTTGGCAAAATCGGCGATATCGCGGACCTGATGAAAAACGCGGGAAAGATCCGCGAATCCATGGCCAAGGCCGCCGAGGCCCTCGGCAAGATGGAGGCCCAGGGCGAAGCCGGCGGCGGGGCCGTCCTCGCCAAGATCAACGGCCGCATGGAGATCCTCTCCATCCGCATCGACCCCAAGCTGGTCGCCGACGGCGACGTCGAACTGCTGGAGGACCTGGTCGCGGCGGCGGTCAACGCGGCGCTGGTCAAGGTTCGCGAGAACGCCACGCAGTCCCTGACCTCGCTCACGGGGGGCATCCCGCCGAACCTCTTTCCGAACGAAGCCGGAGGATCCTGATGGCGGGCTACGCCTCGGCTCTCGACCGCCTCACCACGACGCTGGGCCGCCTGCCCGGCATCGGAGCGAAATCGGCCGAACGCCTCGCCCATCACCTGCTCAAATGCCCGGTCGACGAGGCCCTGGAACTGGCCGAAGCCATCCGCGCCGCCAAGGAGCAGGTCCGACACTGCACGCGATGCTTCCATCTCACGGAGGTCGAGCAGCCGCTCTGCTCCATCTGTCGAGACGAGCGCCGGGACGCGGGGCTCGTCTGCGTCGTCGAGCAGTCGCGAGACCTCCTGGCCATCGAGAAATCGGGGTCTTACCCCGGGGTGTACCACGTCCTCCTGGGTCGGCTCGCCCCCTTGCAAGGGATGGGACCGGATCAGTTGACGATCGCCGCCCTTGAGGCTCGCGTCGCCGAGGGACAGGTGCGCGAGCTGATCATGGCGACGAACCCGAATCTCGAAGGGGACGGCACCGCGCTCTACATCGCGCAAAGGCTCCAGAGCGAGCCCATAAAGATCACCCGGCTGGCTCGCGGACTGGCGTCCGGGAGCACGCTCGAGTTCGCCAGCCGCGACATGCTGGCCGACGCCCTGACCGGTCGCCAGCCCTTCTGACGGGTCGCATCCCACGCGATGCCAAGGGATTCCATCACGCTTCGGGATGATCGAGGAGCCCGTTTCGGAGACTTCCTCACGGTGGCGCCTTGAAGCTTGTGAAGCTGCGGCATAATACTTGCAGAATAACACGTCGCTGAGATCCGGGTGAGCCGGACGCTCACCATCTCGGCGTCGCCGAGGGCCCGTCGGTACTGAGGAAAACGGATCATGCGGCTTGATACCTCCCAGCAGATGCGGACTGAGATGCGCCTCCGCATGGCGCCTCGAATGATCCAGTCGATGGAAATCCTCCAGTTGCCGATCATGGCGTTGCAGGAGCGGATCGAGCAGGAGCTGAGCGAGAACCCGGTCCTGGTGGACCTCCGCGAGTCGGCCTCCCCTTCGGAAGAGGGCGAGGAGACTGCGGGACCGGCCGTCGCCGAGCCGGCGGAGGCCGAGCCCAACGAGTTCGACAGCCTCATCAATCTCGATGAGAACTGGAGCGAGATCTACGACGAGGGCCCGCGTCGCAGCCGCGCGTCGCTGAGCGAAGAGGGAGACCGCAAACTCGACGCGATGCAGAACATGGCGTCGCGCCCCCGCTCGTTCCACGACAGCCTGACCGAACAGCTGGGATTCTTCGACTGCGAGGCCCTGTTTCGGGAACTAGCCGAGTACCTGATTTACAATCTGGACGACAACGGCTACCTGCCCAAGAACGTCACCCTGCACGACATCGCCCGCGACTTCGGCCACGACGTCACCGTCGAACAGGTCGAGGACGCGCTGCATCTGGTGCAACGTCTCGATCCTCCGGGGGTCGGCGCCCGGGACCTGAGGGAATGCCTGCTCCTTCAGCTGACGCCCGACACCCCTTGCCACGACATCCTCCGGACGGTGATCTCACACCACCTGGACGACCTCCAGCACAACCGCCTCCCCACGATCGAGAAGAAGACGGGCCTGGCGATCGAGACGATCAAGGAGGCCCTCGAGCACCTTCGGCGGCTGAACCCCAGGCCGGGCTCCTCGTTCAGCCTGACCGAGAACACCCACTACGTCATCCCGGACCTGATCGTCGAGCCCGACGAGACGGGCGCCTACGACGTTCGCCTGGTGGACGAGCACACCCCCAACCTCTCGATCTCGCACTACTACCAGAAGCAGCTCCGCAACAAGGGGACCGATCCGGCCGCCCGCGAGTTCATCCAGAAGCGGATCCAGTCGGCCCGGTGGCTCATCGAGTCGATCGAACAGCGCCGGAACACTTTGCTCAAGGTGGCCAGGGCCATCATCGAGCACCAGAAGGCGTTCCTCGACAAGGGGCCCGAGTTCATCGAGCCGCTCAAGATGCAGCAGATCGCCGACCGCGTGGGCGTCCACGTCACGACGGTGAGCCGGGCGGTCGACGACAAGTGGGTGCAGTCCCCCCGGGGCATCTTCCCCCTGAAGCGATTCTTCGGCGGCGGCACCGTAACGGCCGACGGCGAGGAGATCGCCTGGGACACGATCAAGCAGAAGCTGCTCGAGGTGGTCGCCAAGGAAGACAAGTCGAGCCCGATGTCGGACGAGGAGATCGTCGACGAGATGGGCCGTCACGGTCTCAAGGTGGCGCGGCGCACCGTCACCAAGTACCGCCAGGCCCTCATGATCCCCTCAAGCCGCCAGCGCAAGCAGTTCTAAGGGGCGAAACGGGTGCCGATCGCGTCGGGGCGTCTTTCACCGGACGCCCCGCGCGAGGGGTTCAGGCCAGGGAGTGAGGTTCCCGACCCGGCTCCCTCCACTGGGCCGATCAGGCCGAGAAGGTGGCCGATCGACCGATGTGCGAGGATCCGCTCGGGATCCCGGGGCGGGACTCGGCGGCTTCCTCGTCCAACCGTTCGATGACCGGCTTGGAGACGACGCCGATGAGTCGGGCCATCGCGGCGTCATATCCAAGGATGCGGACGATCTCCAGGATGCGGTGGACCTCCTCGCCGCCGATCCGATTGCAGAGGGCCAGCAGCTTGTGGTCCTCGGGGCAAAGTGCATCCTCGGGGGGCGAGGGTTCGGCCTCGACGTTGTCGTCGGCCAGATAGTCCAGCGAGACGCCGACGGCCTGGGCGAGCCGGAGCGCGTTGTCCAGGCCGGGACGGGATTTCCCCTGGAGGATCCGGGAGATTTCCGAGTCGCTGACCTGGGAGAGCCTCGCCAACCGCTGGCCGTTGAGGTTCTGACGCTTCATCAGCATCTGGAGCTTTTGCTTCAGTTCCATGACTCGACCGCAGCCATTCTCCCCAATACGGGGGGCTTTGGTTTTCGCTTTCGCAGAAATCCCGACGAAAACGCAAAATCAGGACAGGCCGACGTCGATATCGCAGGCCGCCGGGGGATGGCGGCGGACCCCCGGTGCGGGGGCGGCATGAACGAGCCCGTGACGCGACCGACCGCGTCTGCGCCTCATCATAGCCGTCGGCCTGGGGCTTGCAATCAAAAAGCCGCAAATAATCCCCGGCCGGGGCGCCGCCTCCCGAGCCGGGCCGAGTCCCCGGTTCGGGAAGGCGAACGAAGGCGCTGGGATCCGCCGTTCGATTCCGACTTCGCAATAATCGACAAGTGTTCAACTTCGTCGATCACGTTAACGGGAAGCCGTCGCGTCGACGAGTCAGGCGTTGCGGCGAACGACGTACTCGGCCATCGCGGAGAGGACGTCCCGGTAGGGGGACGGGGCGACGACTTCGAGGGAGGCGAGGGCCTGCTCGACGTGCCACCTGGCCTTGGCCCAGGCGTAGTCGAGAGCCCCGGAATCCTCGAGCAGGGGTTGGAGGCGGCGGCGCGAATCGGCCCGGGCTCCCAGGAGCAGGCGGCGCGTCTCTTCCACGGTCGCCGGGTCGCCGATCTCCAGCAGGCGGATCAGCGGCAGGGTCAGCTTTTGCTTCTCCAGGTCGGTCCCCAGGCTCTTGCCGGTGGCGCGCTCGTCGCCCCAGATGTCGAGGACGTCGTCGGCGATCTGGAAGGCCATGCCGACGTGACTCCCGTAGGCCTCCAGGGAATCGACGACGGCTTGCTCGGCCCCGGCGTAATGGGCGCCCAGGCGGCAGGAGACGGCGGTGAGGGCCGCGGTCTTGCCGGCGATGATCTCGTAATAGGACGGCTCGTCGAGGTCCAGATTGCCGCGGTGGTGGAGCTGCTGCATCTCCCCCTCGCAGACCTCGTTCGCGGCCTTCCCGACCCATCGGCAGGCGAGCGTCGAGTCGAGCGAGGCCGCCAGGTGGTAGGCGTGCGCGAACAGGTAGTCGCCGAGCATGACGGCCGTCTCGTTGCCCCACTCGGCGTTCACCGTGGCGGCGTGGCGGCGGACCATGGACTCGTCCAGGACGTCGTCGTGCACGAGGGTGGCGGTGTGCACCATCTCCACGACCGCCGCCAGCACCGGGTGCGCGGGGGTCGTCCGGCCGCAGGCTCCGGCGGAGAGCAGGACCAGGGCCGGGCGGAGCCGCTTCCCCTGGTAGTCGCCGCAGTGCTCGACGAGGGCCTGCACGAACGGGAACCGGCTCCCCAGTTCGTCCTGGAAGATTTGCTCCGCGTCCGCCATCTCGGCCTGGATGGGCGCGAACAGGCGCCCGAGCGTCCGACGGCTCTCCTCGGTCTGCAGCCCTGATGGTCTCGTCATGCCCGTCTCCACTCTGCTGCGTCGTCCGTCACTCATCAACTCGATCCGATCCATCACGCTTGTAGGCGCCCCGCGCGCCCCCGATCTTCTCCTCCAGACGCACGCGCTCGAT includes:
- a CDS encoding polyprenyl synthetase family protein; the encoded protein is MTRPSGLQTEESRRTLGRLFAPIQAEMADAEQIFQDELGSRFPFVQALVEHCGDYQGKRLRPALVLLSAGACGRTTPAHPVLAAVVEMVHTATLVHDDVLDESMVRRHAATVNAEWGNETAVMLGDYLFAHAYHLAASLDSTLACRWVGKAANEVCEGEMQQLHHRGNLDLDEPSYYEIIAGKTAALTAVSCRLGAHYAGAEQAVVDSLEAYGSHVGMAFQIADDVLDIWGDERATGKSLGTDLEKQKLTLPLIRLLEIGDPATVEETRRLLLGARADSRRRLQPLLEDSGALDYAWAKARWHVEQALASLEVVAPSPYRDVLSAMAEYVVRRNA
- the recR gene encoding recombination mediator RecR, with protein sequence MAGYASALDRLTTTLGRLPGIGAKSAERLAHHLLKCPVDEALELAEAIRAAKEQVRHCTRCFHLTEVEQPLCSICRDERRDAGLVCVVEQSRDLLAIEKSGSYPGVYHVLLGRLAPLQGMGPDQLTIAALEARVAEGQVRELIMATNPNLEGDGTALYIAQRLQSEPIKITRLARGLASGSTLEFASRDMLADALTGRQPF
- the rpoN gene encoding RNA polymerase factor sigma-54 — protein: MRLDTSQQMRTEMRLRMAPRMIQSMEILQLPIMALQERIEQELSENPVLVDLRESASPSEEGEETAGPAVAEPAEAEPNEFDSLINLDENWSEIYDEGPRRSRASLSEEGDRKLDAMQNMASRPRSFHDSLTEQLGFFDCEALFRELAEYLIYNLDDNGYLPKNVTLHDIARDFGHDVTVEQVEDALHLVQRLDPPGVGARDLRECLLLQLTPDTPCHDILRTVISHHLDDLQHNRLPTIEKKTGLAIETIKEALEHLRRLNPRPGSSFSLTENTHYVIPDLIVEPDETGAYDVRLVDEHTPNLSISHYYQKQLRNKGTDPAAREFIQKRIQSARWLIESIEQRRNTLLKVARAIIEHQKAFLDKGPEFIEPLKMQQIADRVGVHVTTVSRAVDDKWVQSPRGIFPLKRFFGGGTVTADGEEIAWDTIKQKLLEVVAKEDKSSPMSDEEIVDEMGRHGLKVARRTVTKYRQALMIPSSRQRKQF
- a CDS encoding helix-turn-helix domain-containing protein, with amino-acid sequence MELKQKLQMLMKRQNLNGQRLARLSQVSDSEISRILQGKSRPGLDNALRLAQAVGVSLDYLADDNVEAEPSPPEDALCPEDHKLLALCNRIGGEEVHRILEIVRILGYDAAMARLIGVVSKPVIERLDEEAAESRPGIPSGSSHIGRSATFSA
- a CDS encoding prenyltransferase/squalene oxidase repeat-containing protein; translation: MSVSNRRTFLENSAGVLALAFLPNALSGRARGQEAPATAEALSAKGVQFLRSRQDANGLWSADRKEPGITALAVTALLKSGQAGPADPAVVKGLAYLESFVKPEGGLPEASHANYATAVALMAFHQANTDGRYDAIVKGSQEFLKGRQWDESEGKSPADPFYGGSGYGGRNNRPDLSNTTFMLEALHDSGVPSSDPAFQKALIFLSRCQNLDSEFNDQPWAKKVNDGGFIYTPANGGTSMAGPSEDGGLRSYASMTYAGLKSLIYAGLTVDDPRAKAAIDYIKKNYTVDENPGLGQRGLYYYYQVFGKALSLLGADQFEDAAGVSHDWRSDLVAALAKRQGPNGEWVNPTDAFLEGDANLVTAYGLMALATTRKKGS
- a CDS encoding YbaB/EbfC family nucleoid-associated protein; this translates as MFGKIGDIADLMKNAGKIRESMAKAAEALGKMEAQGEAGGGAVLAKINGRMEILSIRIDPKLVADGDVELLEDLVAAAVNAALVKVRENATQSLTSLTGGIPPNLFPNEAGGS
- the dnaX gene encoding DNA polymerase III subunit gamma/tau, giving the protein MSQGPASKTRVDIPAAPDARSENYTVVARRYRPQRFEDVVGQDHVVQALRNAIRLNRLAQAYLFCGTRGVGKTSMARIFAKCLNCVNGPTEEPCQVCDICQAISVGQDVDVIEIDGASNNGVEQVRELRQNVSLRPSRSRFKIYYIDEVHMLSTGAFNALLKTLEEPPPHVKFFFATTEANKIPITVLSRCQRYDFAGISPEAIVGTLKEICDREQVEADLDALQIVARRAGGSMRDAQSLLERMLSSGSPRLTPDVVHALLGTASDERLLAMIEALSGHDPATALTLLDQATSEGVQASELLAGVIDFLRDAMVLSIGAEALTLTVAPRQKPRLQAAVDVWSTDAILAALQILAEARARMRGVSHGRLLAELAFVRIARLENLDELGEVVQRLKALESGSSPSPRPSAASAKTRLSQADSAASLGTGIGKPSNFVAPVEPLRAAPPLDSPAAPHRPSGPRSQPRRPEDDSPGGLERKPAAEPGRRAEEPPPLDLEVIEKIWPDLLKKVGPSLSWRLSQAQPIGVDEPGVLVIAAKPGYNSVADPCGTDEARSRIAECLQWLLQRPLKVRYESSQVGEAPADAPESGPRRLEQLMSDPLIQKVVELFEARVSHFEPETRRDGDEAATPDH